One window of Phycisphaerae bacterium genomic DNA carries:
- a CDS encoding (deoxy)nucleoside triphosphate pyrophosphohydrolase, with translation MKPTFAIALALVCRDERWLVARRRPHMHLGRLWEFPGGKVQAGETSVDAALRELREECDMLADPLRTLATVTYEYPDRIVQLTPVVCRWRTGEARALASTECRWVTAAELAELEMPAANAEIVRMLVPAD, from the coding sequence ATGAAGCCGACGTTTGCCATCGCGCTCGCGCTCGTGTGCCGCGATGAGCGTTGGCTGGTTGCACGCCGACGGCCGCATATGCATCTCGGGCGGCTGTGGGAGTTTCCGGGCGGCAAAGTGCAGGCAGGCGAGACCAGTGTCGACGCCGCGCTCCGCGAATTGCGCGAGGAGTGTGACATGTTGGCCGACCCGCTGCGCACACTCGCAACCGTCACGTACGAATACCCGGACCGCATCGTGCAGCTTACGCCGGTGGTTTGTCGCTGGCGCACGGGCGAGGCCCGCGCGCTCGCAAGCACGGAGTGCCGCTGGGTGACGGCGGCGGAGCTGGCGGAGCTGGAAATGCCGGCCGCGAACGCGGAAATCGTCCGGATGCTGGTGCCGGCCGACTGA
- a CDS encoding metallophosphoesterase: MTRPGAALDGRWALRRTTRAARVPPRTVLAGVLAAIVVALGLYAIAPRILPPRIYEGPLVQLTGAEGVTLVWYLTRPTACTLQVNVDGEMRSVPSTALGVRHMARVEGLAPGRDYPYKILAGARSLTTDLSFRTSRNPDEPFAFIVFGDSGRGTRAQYLLAAVMRTTVPAADFLLQSGDVVYPNGARADYEERFFAPYRHLIAAINIWPSLGNHDLGDDGTAAAYREVFELPDNGPAGVPAEGNYWFDYASARLAVVDSNLDEVTLRDHVAPWLHAVLADPTPRWKFVVLHHPPYTGGKYKPDERIQRTLVPVLEATGVDLVFNGHDHNYQRTWPLRGGQVVEPGQGVVYVITGAGGATLYEARPPRPAYVAALDDQHWSFTHVSIDEGELRLRQIALDGSVLDEWRLSKAAMPQPPEATTAAPDDPEAVSPAP, from the coding sequence GTGACCCGGCCGGGCGCAGCCCTCGACGGCCGGTGGGCCCTCCGCCGTACCACGCGCGCCGCGCGCGTGCCGCCCCGCACGGTGCTGGCGGGCGTGCTGGCGGCCATCGTCGTGGCGCTCGGGCTCTATGCAATTGCGCCGCGGATTCTGCCGCCGCGCATCTACGAGGGCCCGTTGGTGCAGCTGACCGGCGCCGAAGGGGTGACGCTGGTCTGGTACCTGACCCGCCCGACGGCGTGCACGCTGCAGGTCAACGTCGACGGCGAGATGCGCAGCGTGCCGAGCACGGCCCTCGGCGTGCGGCACATGGCCCGCGTGGAGGGTCTCGCCCCCGGTCGCGACTATCCATATAAAATCCTCGCGGGCGCGCGGTCCCTCACCACGGACTTGTCCTTCCGCACCAGCCGCAACCCCGACGAGCCGTTCGCCTTCATCGTGTTCGGCGACAGCGGGCGCGGCACACGGGCCCAGTATCTGCTGGCGGCGGTCATGCGGACGACCGTGCCGGCGGCGGATTTCCTGCTGCAGAGCGGCGACGTCGTGTACCCCAACGGGGCGCGCGCGGACTATGAAGAGCGGTTCTTCGCACCCTACCGCCACCTGATCGCGGCCATCAACATCTGGCCCAGCCTCGGCAATCACGATCTCGGCGACGATGGGACGGCGGCGGCGTACCGCGAGGTGTTCGAGCTGCCCGACAACGGTCCAGCGGGCGTGCCGGCTGAGGGCAACTACTGGTTCGATTACGCCAGCGCGCGCCTCGCCGTCGTGGACAGCAATCTGGACGAGGTGACGCTGCGCGACCACGTCGCGCCCTGGCTGCACGCGGTACTGGCGGACCCGACGCCGCGCTGGAAGTTCGTGGTGCTCCACCATCCGCCGTACACCGGCGGCAAGTACAAGCCGGACGAGCGCATCCAGCGGACGCTGGTGCCCGTGCTGGAGGCCACGGGCGTCGATCTGGTCTTCAACGGACACGATCACAATTATCAGCGCACCTGGCCGCTGCGGGGCGGGCAAGTGGTGGAGCCGGGGCAGGGCGTCGTCTATGTCATCACGGGGGCGGGCGGCGCCACGCTGTATGAAGCGCGCCCGCCGCGTCCGGCCTACGTCGCCGCGCTGGACGATCAGCACTGGAGCTTCACGCACGTGAGCATTGACGAGGGGGAGTTGCGCCTACGGCAGATCGCGCTTGATGGCAGCGTGCTGGACGAATGGCGGCTGTCCAAGGCTGCGATGCCCCAGCCACCGGAAGCAACCACCGCCGCGCCGGATGATCCGGAGGCGGTGTCACCCGCACCCTGA
- a CDS encoding tetratricopeptide repeat protein, with the protein MRTILALTVGRFGLVLLCGVLLASVTVPSLAQPATSAPTAPRPATDARPRVAVIGFEPDPAGDARDTWIPVALEELLARRLQRVPNLVIVPTLRLYQARSELGDPNAPPPWPDIVRGLGAGYILSGRCQGPDNAITLELTLQPLAEGAAGWQTTIPAARLFEMLDLATRWTLERFELTLDDATRTVVLATPSRTPTAVEYYARALMATRADQSRDALRFATLALDRDKRFRPALALLAQLEMPLGPSGRGSAGRRFRALSDLARLENDPFDRVRAEIGQALLLQADDASDAAYTRAETALALAYECRDVYGQMAAVTAICDAYLLRALPINGTSSEADREAHTRTCVQRAIEWQILLVDLLTELGDQIACLPATNKLALLYERVGDTARALELHRRTLALAEQLQSRRHQATAWLYIGEWHRVQKQWPEALAAITRCLALADEAAKPPVRIILGGVYQGMGQREEALAQFELAYEQVRKTDDLGSQFACLRQIASAHMQLGRRDKAIAALQEAIDIAHVLELREEQDLRTELHKWQDGGT; encoded by the coding sequence ATGCGCACCATTTTGGCCCTCACCGTCGGCCGGTTCGGCCTTGTGCTGCTGTGCGGCGTGCTGCTCGCTTCGGTCACCGTGCCGTCGCTGGCCCAGCCGGCGACCTCTGCGCCGACCGCTCCCCGGCCGGCGACCGATGCGCGGCCGCGCGTGGCCGTCATCGGTTTCGAGCCCGATCCCGCGGGCGACGCGCGCGACACGTGGATTCCCGTCGCCCTCGAGGAACTGCTCGCCCGGCGTCTGCAGCGCGTGCCGAACCTCGTGATCGTGCCCACGCTGCGTCTGTACCAGGCGCGCAGCGAGCTTGGCGACCCGAACGCGCCGCCGCCGTGGCCCGACATCGTGCGCGGCCTGGGCGCTGGATATATTCTCAGCGGGCGCTGCCAGGGACCAGACAACGCCATCACGCTCGAACTGACGTTGCAGCCGCTCGCGGAGGGCGCGGCGGGCTGGCAGACCACCATCCCGGCCGCGCGTCTGTTCGAGATGCTCGACCTGGCCACGCGCTGGACGCTGGAGCGATTTGAACTCACGCTCGATGATGCCACACGGACGGTCGTGCTGGCGACGCCCAGCCGCACACCCACCGCGGTCGAATACTACGCGCGGGCCCTGATGGCCACGCGTGCCGATCAGTCGCGTGACGCCTTGCGCTTCGCCACGCTGGCGCTCGATCGCGACAAGCGTTTCCGGCCGGCACTCGCCCTGCTGGCGCAACTGGAGATGCCGCTCGGTCCGTCCGGACGCGGCTCGGCGGGGCGGCGCTTTCGCGCCTTGAGCGACCTGGCGCGGCTCGAAAACGACCCGTTTGACCGTGTGCGCGCCGAGATCGGCCAGGCGCTGCTCCTGCAGGCCGATGACGCGTCGGACGCGGCCTACACGCGGGCGGAGACGGCCCTGGCGCTGGCCTACGAGTGCCGTGACGTCTACGGGCAAATGGCCGCCGTCACGGCAATTTGCGACGCGTACCTGCTCCGCGCGCTGCCGATCAACGGCACATCGTCGGAGGCGGACCGCGAGGCCCACACGCGCACCTGCGTGCAGCGCGCCATCGAGTGGCAGATCCTCCTCGTCGATCTGCTCACCGAGCTGGGCGACCAGATCGCCTGCCTGCCCGCCACCAACAAGCTCGCCCTGCTTTACGAGCGCGTCGGCGACACGGCGCGCGCCCTGGAGCTGCATCGCCGCACGCTCGCGCTGGCCGAGCAACTGCAGTCACGCCGCCACCAGGCGACGGCGTGGCTCTACATCGGCGAGTGGCACCGCGTGCAGAAACAATGGCCCGAGGCCCTCGCTGCGATCACCCGCTGCCTCGCCCTCGCCGACGAAGCGGCCAAGCCCCCCGTGCGCATCATTCTCGGCGGCGTGTACCAGGGCATGGGCCAGCGCGAAGAGGCCCTGGCGCAGTTCGAGCTCGCCTACGAACAGGTGCGCAAGACCGATGACCTCGGCAGTCAGTTCGCCTGCCTGCGCCAGATCGCCTCCGCCCACATGCAACTCGGTCGCCGCGATAAGGCGATCGCGGCCCTGCAGGAGGCCATCGACATCGCCCATGTGCTCGAGCTGCGCGAGGAGCAGGATCTGCGGACCGAATTGCACAAATGGCAGGATGGCGGGACCTGA
- a CDS encoding DnaJ domain-containing protein: MTSNKDPYDILGVQRSATAAEIKQAYRRLAKQYHPDRNPNDKTAEQRFKEVHAAYEVLGDPERRAQYDRFGAGGPAPDVHAWTTGGPGIRVEDIPFDFGGMGDLTSIFEQFFNRGGRGRRRAGPRAAAPRGADLDYAIELSFEEALHGAVREVVLTTGGPGGASERIRFRVPPGVSDGQRIRVRGQGQEGPGGRGDLLIRCQIRPHPYFRRDGRDILLDLPLTFAEAALGTQVEIPTLDGTAVVKVPPGTSSGAKLRLRGRGVRDASGQCGDLYALVQIAAPKSVSPRGRELLTELERELHQEPRAKLGWPK; the protein is encoded by the coding sequence ATGACGAGCAACAAGGACCCTTACGACATCCTGGGCGTGCAGCGCAGTGCGACCGCCGCCGAGATCAAGCAGGCGTATCGCCGACTCGCCAAGCAGTATCACCCCGATCGCAATCCGAACGACAAGACGGCGGAGCAACGTTTCAAGGAAGTGCACGCGGCGTACGAAGTGCTCGGCGACCCGGAGCGGCGCGCGCAGTACGACCGGTTTGGCGCCGGCGGCCCGGCGCCCGACGTGCATGCCTGGACGACCGGGGGCCCGGGCATCCGCGTCGAGGACATCCCCTTCGACTTCGGCGGGATGGGCGATCTGACCAGCATTTTCGAGCAGTTTTTCAACCGGGGCGGGCGCGGGCGGCGCCGCGCCGGGCCGCGCGCGGCCGCGCCGCGCGGCGCCGACCTGGATTACGCGATTGAGCTGTCATTCGAGGAGGCGTTGCACGGCGCGGTGCGCGAGGTCGTCTTGACAACCGGCGGGCCGGGCGGCGCCAGCGAGCGCATCCGCTTTCGCGTGCCACCGGGGGTCAGCGACGGGCAGCGGATTCGCGTGCGTGGCCAGGGCCAGGAAGGCCCCGGCGGGCGCGGGGACCTGCTGATCCGCTGCCAGATCCGCCCGCACCCGTACTTCCGCCGGGACGGGCGCGACATTCTGCTTGATCTGCCGCTGACCTTCGCGGAGGCGGCGCTCGGCACGCAGGTGGAGATTCCCACGCTCGACGGGACGGCAGTAGTCAAGGTTCCGCCGGGCACGTCGAGCGGCGCCAAGCTGCGGCTGCGCGGGCGGGGCGTCCGCGATGCCAGCGGGCAATGCGGCGACCTGTATGCTCTCGTGCAGATCGCAGCGCCGAAGTCGGTGTCGCCGCGGGGCCGCGAGCTGCTGACCGAACTGGAGCGCGAGCTGCATCAGGAGCCGCGGGCGAAGCTGGGCTGGCCGAAGTGA
- a CDS encoding redoxin domain-containing protein, translating into MRPVMLAALCLGWAGISVVRADPKIGSYAPDIEAKSWMNTDGQPLSLAEYRGMVVVLFCWGAGPGGGEAVMPMMTAMNNSVVGRRSGVFIIGVTDADQKRAAEVLQQEKAFFPVAAEAKATFEDYGLTDLPRVIIIDPAGKVAWAGWSGDRTGDALFTEVRKVLADTPPTKTHPEEAEKANAYLKQARQALREDKVNEAYRAANSAFDHALRGDALKTRCQDLLDLIEALGRDKLALAERALDEKKYEDAVTLLLELRREYRGLDVARSVNKKLAALEKKVPDVARIMKAHADMGQAESLLAAAMERIQERKFGPAYETLEQVAEEYASTETAAKAQTLLARMQQNDAVMGYVRDYKASRACRTLLSQADAYERTGRASRARELYREILDKYGDTIYADEAAQRLARMP; encoded by the coding sequence ATGAGACCGGTGATGCTGGCGGCGCTATGCCTGGGTTGGGCGGGGATCAGCGTGGTCCGCGCCGATCCGAAGATCGGCAGCTATGCGCCCGACATCGAAGCCAAGAGCTGGATGAACACGGACGGGCAGCCGCTGTCGCTGGCGGAATACCGGGGCATGGTGGTGGTCCTGTTTTGCTGGGGGGCCGGGCCGGGTGGTGGCGAGGCGGTCATGCCGATGATGACCGCGATGAACAACTCCGTGGTCGGGCGTCGGTCGGGCGTGTTCATCATCGGCGTCACGGACGCGGACCAGAAGCGGGCCGCGGAGGTGCTGCAACAGGAGAAGGCCTTTTTCCCGGTGGCGGCGGAGGCGAAGGCGACCTTCGAGGACTATGGCCTGACCGATCTGCCCCGCGTGATCATCATCGATCCGGCCGGGAAGGTGGCTTGGGCCGGCTGGTCCGGGGACCGGACGGGCGATGCCCTGTTCACCGAAGTCCGCAAAGTGCTGGCGGACACGCCGCCGACGAAGACCCATCCCGAGGAAGCGGAGAAAGCCAACGCCTATCTCAAACAGGCGCGGCAGGCGCTGCGCGAGGACAAGGTGAACGAGGCGTATCGCGCGGCGAACAGCGCGTTCGATCACGCGTTGCGCGGCGATGCGCTGAAGACCCGCTGCCAGGATCTGCTCGATCTGATCGAAGCGCTCGGGCGCGACAAGCTGGCGCTGGCGGAGCGCGCGCTGGACGAGAAGAAGTACGAGGACGCCGTCACGTTGCTGCTGGAGCTGCGGCGCGAGTATCGCGGCCTGGACGTGGCCCGGTCGGTCAACAAGAAGCTCGCGGCACTGGAGAAGAAGGTGCCCGATGTCGCGCGGATCATGAAGGCGCACGCCGACATGGGGCAGGCCGAGTCCCTGCTGGCGGCCGCGATGGAGCGCATCCAGGAGCGCAAGTTCGGGCCGGCGTACGAGACGCTGGAGCAGGTTGCCGAGGAGTACGCGTCGACCGAGACGGCCGCCAAGGCCCAGACGTTGCTCGCGCGGATGCAGCAGAACGACGCGGTGATGGGGTATGTGCGCGACTACAAGGCGTCGCGCGCCTGTCGCACGCTGCTGTCCCAGGCCGACGCCTACGAGCGCACGGGCCGCGCCAGCCGGGCCCGCGAGCTGTACCGCGAAATCCTCGACAAGTATGGGGATACAATCTACGCCGACGAGGCCGCCCAGCGGCTGGCGCGCATGCCCTGA
- the hflX gene encoding GTPase HflX: MSVNPRENLSVRRENALLVKVILGGAAPIEDPLVELAELARSAGANVVSRVVQRRPAYHPASCVGKGKLEEIRQRADVYEADVVIFDNDLSPSQIREIEKATGRKVLDRSELILDIFASRARTREARLQVELAQLEYTAPRLRGMWTHLERIAGAGGATGAGVVGGIGTRGPGESQIEIDRRLVDKRVALLKRQLEEIDRRKVREVRARQDHFTVSLVGYTNAGKSTLMNALTNAGTLTEDRLFATLDTLTRRWDLGSGRYLLLSDTVGFIRDLPHHLVASFRATLEEAIHADLLLHVVDAANPEAEQQVEAVERVLAELEVADKPTLLLLNKADAVRDLAALSILRTRHPQALLVSARSGDGLDELRAAVDRRMRGEQRRIVLSVPAHDGKALGFLERFAEVLDRRFEDGRAILEVAIAPRALNQLHSIAADIRHAE, translated from the coding sequence GTGTCGGTTAATCCGCGCGAGAATCTCTCAGTTCGGCGAGAGAATGCGCTGCTGGTCAAAGTGATCCTGGGGGGTGCAGCCCCGATCGAAGATCCTCTGGTGGAACTCGCGGAACTGGCCCGCTCGGCGGGGGCGAACGTGGTGAGCCGCGTGGTGCAGCGGCGGCCAGCGTACCACCCGGCGTCGTGCGTGGGGAAGGGGAAGCTCGAAGAAATCCGCCAGCGCGCCGACGTGTACGAGGCCGACGTCGTCATCTTCGACAACGACCTCAGTCCGTCGCAAATCCGCGAGATTGAGAAGGCGACCGGCCGGAAAGTGCTGGATCGCAGCGAGTTGATCCTCGACATCTTCGCGTCGCGGGCACGGACGCGCGAGGCGCGCCTGCAGGTCGAGCTGGCACAGCTCGAATACACGGCGCCACGGCTGCGCGGCATGTGGACACACCTGGAGCGCATCGCCGGCGCGGGCGGCGCGACGGGCGCCGGCGTGGTCGGCGGCATCGGCACGCGCGGGCCGGGCGAAAGCCAGATCGAGATCGACCGCCGGCTGGTCGACAAACGCGTCGCGCTGCTCAAGCGGCAGCTCGAAGAGATCGACCGGCGCAAGGTGCGCGAGGTGCGGGCGCGCCAGGACCATTTCACGGTGTCGCTGGTCGGCTACACGAACGCCGGCAAAAGCACGCTGATGAACGCGCTCACCAACGCCGGCACGCTGACCGAGGACCGGCTGTTCGCGACGCTGGACACGCTGACGCGGCGGTGGGACCTGGGCAGCGGGCGCTACCTGCTGCTGTCGGACACGGTGGGGTTCATTCGGGATTTACCGCATCACCTGGTGGCGTCGTTCCGCGCGACGCTGGAGGAGGCGATTCACGCGGACCTGCTGCTGCACGTGGTGGACGCGGCGAACCCGGAAGCGGAGCAACAGGTGGAGGCGGTGGAGCGCGTGCTGGCCGAGCTGGAGGTAGCGGACAAGCCGACGCTGCTGCTGCTGAACAAGGCGGATGCGGTGCGGGACCTGGCGGCGCTGTCGATCCTGCGCACGCGGCATCCGCAGGCGCTGCTGGTGTCGGCGCGGTCCGGCGACGGGCTGGATGAGCTGCGGGCCGCGGTGGATCGGCGGATGCGCGGCGAGCAACGCCGGATCGTGCTGTCGGTGCCGGCACACGATGGCAAAGCACTGGGCTTTCTGGAGCGGTTTGCCGAGGTGCTGGACCGGCGGTTCGAGGACGGGCGGGCGATCCTGGAGGTGGCGATTGCGCCGCGGGCGCTCAACCAACTGCACAGCATTGCGGCGGATATCCGACACGCGGAATAG
- a CDS encoding sugar ABC transporter ATP-binding protein, whose amino-acid sequence MDRPSDSPLLQTREIRKAFSGVTVLHGVDFDLRAGEIHALVGENGAGKSTLIKILAGAYRDYTGQVFIGGHPVRCTGPRHAEDLGVATIHQELSLVPYLSVAENIFLGREPVRGCGWLDRRALQAAADRVLRAELGVALDVAQPIADLPIATRQMVEIAKALARHARILIMDEPTSALSETDAQRLFATMRPLRDRGVGIIYISHKMNEIYALADRITVLRDGRHVGTARTPDLPQDQLVQWMVGRQIDQFFPHHAARPGPERLRVTGLRVRAPTGDRWLVRDASFHVRAGEIVGLAGLVGSGASEMLGALYGRFGTPQHGTILLDGQPLRRPSPRAALRRGLALLTNDRKGSGLVLPMSVLHNLSLATLNRCTRGGLLSAHRERTRCTPQVNRMNLRAPTLGAEVATLSGGNQQKVVLARWLLTEPKVLLLDEPTRGIDVAAKADIYALLNELTAAGVAIVLITTELPELLALADRILVVHGGGIVAELGRGEATQERIIHAAMGGGPAPAS is encoded by the coding sequence ATGGACCGACCCTCCGACAGCCCGTTGCTCCAGACGCGGGAAATCCGCAAGGCCTTCTCGGGCGTGACCGTCCTGCACGGTGTCGACTTCGACCTCCGCGCGGGCGAAATCCACGCCCTGGTCGGCGAAAACGGCGCCGGCAAGAGCACCCTGATCAAGATCCTCGCCGGCGCGTACCGTGACTACACCGGCCAGGTGTTCATCGGCGGCCACCCCGTGCGCTGCACGGGGCCGCGGCACGCCGAAGACCTGGGCGTTGCCACCATCCACCAGGAACTGAGCCTGGTCCCGTACTTATCGGTCGCTGAAAACATCTTCCTCGGCCGCGAGCCGGTCCGCGGGTGCGGCTGGCTCGACCGGCGTGCCCTGCAGGCCGCCGCGGACCGCGTGCTGCGCGCCGAGCTGGGCGTGGCGCTGGACGTGGCGCAACCGATCGCCGACTTGCCGATCGCCACCCGCCAGATGGTGGAAATCGCGAAAGCCCTCGCGCGGCACGCCCGCATCCTGATCATGGATGAGCCGACCAGCGCGCTCTCCGAGACCGATGCGCAGCGCCTCTTCGCCACGATGCGCCCGCTGCGCGACCGCGGTGTCGGCATCATCTACATCTCGCACAAGATGAACGAGATCTACGCGCTGGCCGACCGCATCACCGTGCTGCGCGACGGGCGGCACGTCGGCACCGCCCGCACGCCGGACTTGCCGCAAGACCAGCTCGTGCAGTGGATGGTCGGCCGGCAGATCGACCAGTTCTTCCCGCACCACGCGGCGCGCCCCGGCCCGGAGCGGCTGCGCGTCACCGGGCTGCGGGTGCGCGCTCCGACCGGCGACCGCTGGCTGGTCCGCGACGCGAGCTTCCACGTGCGGGCGGGCGAGATCGTCGGTCTCGCGGGACTGGTCGGGTCCGGCGCGAGCGAGATGCTCGGGGCGCTGTATGGGCGGTTTGGCACGCCCCAGCACGGCACCATCCTCCTGGACGGCCAGCCGCTGCGCCGGCCGTCACCACGTGCCGCGCTGCGCCGCGGCCTGGCGCTGCTCACCAACGACCGCAAGGGCAGCGGCCTCGTCCTGCCCATGTCCGTCCTGCACAACCTCAGCCTGGCAACGCTGAACCGCTGTACGCGCGGCGGCCTGCTCAGCGCGCATCGCGAACGCACGCGCTGCACGCCGCAGGTCAACAGGATGAACCTGCGCGCCCCCACCCTCGGGGCCGAGGTGGCCACGCTCTCGGGCGGCAACCAGCAGAAGGTCGTGCTGGCTCGCTGGCTCCTGACCGAACCGAAGGTGCTCCTGCTTGATGAACCCACGCGCGGCATCGACGTGGCCGCCAAGGCCGACATCTACGCGCTGCTGAACGAGCTCACCGCCGCCGGCGTGGCCATCGTGCTGATCACCACCGAGCTGCCCGAGCTACTCGCCCTGGCGGACCGTATTCTCGTCGTGCATGGCGGCGGCATCGTGGCCGAACTCGGCCGCGGCGAGGCCACCCAGGAACGCATCATCCACGCGGCGATGGGCGGCGGCCCCGCACCGGCGTCCTGA
- a CDS encoding glutathione peroxidase: MVAVVVAQEKPEAAGRKVIESQPSSPAGPLDFTVSDIDGHSVPLAKYKGDVVLLVNVASKCGFTPQYKELQALYDRYRERGLRILGFPANNFKAQEPGSNAEIKEFCQKNFGVTFDMFAKVSVKGDDICPLYKFLTSEQTNPSHGGEIAWNFTKFLVGRDGRVVARFEPKVKPTDEAVTRAVEAALHAAVPTSQPAGKKN, translated from the coding sequence ATGGTGGCGGTGGTTGTGGCGCAGGAAAAGCCGGAGGCCGCGGGGCGGAAGGTCATCGAGAGCCAGCCCTCGTCCCCGGCGGGGCCACTGGACTTCACGGTCAGCGACATCGACGGCCACAGCGTGCCCCTGGCGAAGTACAAGGGGGACGTCGTGCTGCTCGTCAACGTAGCGTCGAAGTGCGGGTTTACGCCGCAGTACAAGGAATTGCAGGCGCTGTATGACAGGTACCGCGAGCGCGGCCTGCGCATCCTGGGGTTTCCGGCCAACAACTTCAAAGCGCAGGAGCCGGGCAGCAACGCGGAGATCAAGGAGTTCTGTCAGAAGAACTTCGGCGTCACGTTCGACATGTTCGCGAAGGTGTCGGTGAAGGGGGACGACATCTGTCCGCTGTACAAGTTCCTGACGTCGGAGCAGACGAATCCCAGCCACGGCGGCGAGATCGCGTGGAACTTCACGAAGTTCCTCGTTGGGCGCGACGGCCGCGTGGTGGCGCGCTTCGAGCCCAAAGTGAAGCCGACCGACGAGGCGGTGACGCGCGCGGTCGAGGCGGCGCTGCACGCGGCGGTGCCAACGTCGCAGCCGGCGGGGAAGAAGAACTGA
- a CDS encoding dihydroorotate dehydrogenase electron transfer subunit, protein MRRPFSIADHWIDGTGQARLRVISRAVGAGTRWLAQLQAGDTLNLTGPLGRGFCLPSPETPVVLVGGGVGIPPLMYLARRLYDLGHRDVVAIFGATTRDLLPLRLTAEPPHAATPTVCAVLPGAAAFPAILTSDDGTLGLRGRVTDALAAWHARYADPRRPALVCACGPDAMLRAVADLTRAHGLACQLCIERPMGCGVGTCLSCVVRRADAEHAAGWRWALTCTDGPVFARDDLLDYGPVRSA, encoded by the coding sequence TTGCGCCGCCCGTTCAGCATCGCGGACCACTGGATCGACGGCACCGGCCAGGCCCGGCTGCGTGTGATCTCGCGCGCGGTCGGTGCTGGTACCCGCTGGCTGGCGCAGCTCCAGGCCGGTGACACGCTCAATCTGACGGGCCCGCTCGGACGTGGTTTTTGCCTGCCGTCGCCAGAAACGCCGGTGGTGCTCGTGGGCGGGGGTGTCGGCATTCCGCCGCTGATGTACTTGGCGCGTCGCCTGTACGACTTGGGGCACCGCGACGTCGTCGCGATCTTCGGCGCCACGACGCGCGACCTGCTGCCCCTGCGGCTTACGGCCGAGCCGCCGCACGCAGCCACGCCGACCGTTTGTGCGGTGCTGCCGGGCGCCGCCGCGTTCCCCGCCATCCTCACGAGCGATGACGGCACGCTGGGATTGCGCGGGCGCGTGACCGACGCATTGGCGGCCTGGCACGCGCGTTACGCGGACCCGCGACGTCCGGCGCTCGTGTGTGCGTGCGGTCCGGACGCCATGCTGCGCGCCGTTGCCGACCTGACTCGCGCGCACGGGCTGGCATGCCAGTTGTGCATCGAACGTCCGATGGGCTGCGGGGTCGGCACCTGCCTGTCGTGCGTGGTGCGGCGCGCTGACGCGGAGCATGCCGCCGGGTGGCGCTGGGCACTGACCTGCACCGACGGACCGGTGTTTGCCCGCGACGATTTGCTCGACTATGGGCCGGTGCGGAGCGCATAA
- a CDS encoding PhnD/SsuA/transferrin family substrate-binding protein, with protein sequence MRRSAACAVIILTGAVLLACVGCQAVGLRFLSLIGLQKDPLSIALVVNQPGAVAAAAVNPFPDFAGLQKALSDDLRRPVAVDLCFPFQVESELRSGWYELAMLPPFAYATLKETPPLPVLAVAVDEHGQAARGAVLVVPARSDIQAIADLRGKIVAFGPAGDDRTHYAALQLLQSVGLRETDLSLELLPVPRSLKHLPDMRSVAQTVINNSSDAGFIDEAAWNALPEHTTKENEPARSQLRVIGRTVALPCRLVVASPKLDSATVAEVREFLLSADTKHPQALQPLKLSDFQPPTEAILTACRALRPPTSSSAEPPPP encoded by the coding sequence ATGCGACGGAGCGCGGCGTGTGCGGTAATCATCCTGACCGGCGCGGTTCTGCTGGCCTGCGTCGGTTGTCAGGCGGTGGGGCTGCGGTTCCTCAGCCTCATCGGCCTCCAGAAAGATCCGCTCTCGATCGCCCTCGTCGTCAACCAGCCGGGCGCGGTGGCGGCCGCCGCCGTCAATCCGTTCCCGGATTTCGCCGGGTTGCAGAAGGCGCTGTCGGATGACCTCCGGCGCCCGGTGGCGGTCGACCTGTGTTTTCCGTTTCAAGTTGAATCGGAATTGAGATCGGGCTGGTACGAGCTCGCGATGCTGCCGCCGTTCGCGTATGCGACGCTCAAGGAGACGCCCCCCTTGCCCGTGCTGGCAGTGGCGGTCGACGAGCACGGACAGGCCGCCCGCGGCGCTGTGCTGGTCGTGCCCGCGCGGTCTGACATTCAGGCCATCGCCGACCTGCGCGGCAAAATCGTGGCTTTCGGCCCGGCCGGCGACGACCGCACGCACTATGCGGCGCTGCAATTGCTGCAAAGCGTCGGGCTGCGCGAGACCGACCTGTCGCTGGAACTGCTGCCCGTGCCGCGTTCGCTGAAGCACCTGCCCGACATGCGCAGTGTCGCCCAGACGGTCATCAATAACAGCTCTGACGCCGGCTTCATCGATGAGGCCGCCTGGAACGCCCTGCCCGAACACACGACCAAGGAAAACGAGCCCGCGCGCAGCCAACTGCGCGTCATCGGCCGCACCGTCGCCCTCCCCTGTCGCCTGGTCGTCGCATCGCCCAAGCTGGATTCCGCCACCGTCGCCGAAGTGCGCGAGTTCCTGCTCTCCGCGGACACGAAGCACCCGCAGGCACTGCAGCCGCTGAAATTGTCGGATTTTCAACCCCCCACCGAGGCCATCCTCACCGCATGCCGCGCGCTGCGCCCACCGACCAGCTCGTCGGCCGAGCCGCCTCCACCGTAG